The DNA region TCACTTCTGTCTGTTTCCATTATTAGTatacagatactaatgaagatggagtagtgagtctcatgctatttgataactgttatcatgacagatatgttgatacttatatgataagtagtcgaaTGTGACGTGCATATAATATTCATATGGTAATTTattaatgtcaatgaatgttatctggatcgtattagtgcatataatccttagacctgagatgaaacgctatctcaagtataggtgattaggatttgctactgctaatatatttgtgcttagcatgagtattcggcagatagtggtcatagttagttatacttggagttaggTATCCGATCAAGACGGAATTCactaacctgagtaaacagggaaaaGGTCCTATGGTTATGAGCTTTGTTCTAGATCGAAAAATCCTCAGCCGAGGTAGATAGACTcgaatagaaaagagtttaTGTTCAAGTACTACAGatttaagaatgaaattaaagAGTCCATATAATCGGCtatagagtttggcatttaccgtAACTCTAGCTAAATCGAGATCTTGTTATGAAGGGATTCAATGCATGGCATATACGATCagaggttcatcagaatgttgtaattatacattcgtcatcatttggattctcacgatatgctgctaggtgtcactcgtgaactttgggaatctatggcattttgggaattatgaTTTTGGTTACAGAAAGAGTTTCTGGTAGTGTCAAATGATTTGATAATATAAtcccattgccatttgataatgaacctagttagtcacacgCGATGAGCATGTTtaaaccgagaaaagaattaattctaatttaggaattaattatcgaacgaggTTTGCAATGTGGTCGTAAGGGTGCTAGCACATTCCAAAGCCaagttcaatatcaaggataaatctaattaaggaaatacgatagtttccttatttggagagtttctataaatagattgtctattgatggaaactcgtgacaaggacttgtttgatctttctttcttataacaagggcaagtcattggatgactgaagtgtgaggactcatttgtgatttattaattaatgtggattaattaataattgcattttagtccttagggtaaagatatatatagatatgttgtTACAGATAACCACACAACACAATCGATCATCAACCAatattagagagaaagagagaaggttTCGACTGAAGCAATAACAACAACTCAGCTACACAAATCCCAAGGCCGATCGGagttcttttttgttttggtttGGCGTTTCGATGTTGTCCTTGATGTCCTTgaagagatcctttcattccgtgacgattccgttcgagatcggtgacctagattggagtgtacgggtcgagaggagtctaatctAGGTGGAGACGTGCTCGTGTGGACAAACTAGAGACCGGACACTTGGACGGTTAGTTTGATCGACTCGAATCAACAAGGTTAGTATAAAAGTCTAAACTTTTCTTGTAGATTCGATATATGATGTTGTATATTCGTTTAGAAGGCAATTCTTATGTCAAGAtatgatcttgaagttttcgattaaacgagcacgcgatgaaaatttgatttttaccgtaaTTAACTTTTCCGCTGCGCACGTGCTCGGTTTTCTAACAATTACAAGTTATTGTAATCTATTTTAAGACTAGACTTATATCTCATGATCTTTGTACTTCCTAGATTATGATCCATTTCTATGAATGAAATGAGCATGGTTAACTTGTTAGAAATTTCTGTTTGGAATAAACAGGTCGTAATCGTGTTAATGTGTCAAATAAACGGGTCGGGTTAACGTTTTgaataaacgggtcgtgttaacgtgtagGTATAATCGGGTTGATcggataaacgggtcgtgttaacgtgtccgtGTAACCGGACTTAATcgaataaacgggtcgtgttaacATGTCGGGTAACCGGTTATAATCGTGTCATGTATGGACATGTGTActtattatgacacgtttcgataaacagATTCAAACGTATCATGTTCGGATTAACACGGATATAAACAGGTCATGTTCGTATTTTCAAAACCTGACCTATTTAATAAACGTATCGTGTACGGGTTATAACTTTGATGACACGAACTCATTTAGACACAATAAGTATAAACACGATACAACCCGAATTGTTAGCCCTATGCAGGGGCCCATCCGACCTTTAGAAAAGCACCAGCAGGAGGAACTTTTGGAGAGGTGGTCGGGTCAACCATAGAAAGCTCAGGAAACTTTTGTCCCGACAACATAAAATCATTAATTCCTTCTTTTGGTCATTAATTACTATCATTAGCTCACCCTGTATGTCAGCTCCACGCCAAACGCCCAGCCGCCCCTTCACTATAAGTACGCTCATACTGCATCAAACCCTTCTCCACCTCCTCTCTTTTACCACCAAATAACAACCGCATCCAATGTACGGGCTGTATCACTTCGTCAAATATAAGATTTCATATTCAAATCTTATGAATGTAAAAGAATTCACGATTGAAAAAGATTTTTCATTTAGTGTATTAACCCTGCTTGAACCAGGATTAGTCGGGTTCTATTCAATTTCTCGATACCAGGTGGTGCAGACAAAATATTATTGTGTATTTGGATTGTTAAGAGAACTGGGACAGTAATACCAATGGGATGCTTCAATTGGAATGTGCCTAGATATTCCTTCTATATTACAATCCCTAAATTATCATTTGatatataatacaattattGTAAATCTTATAATACAATTATCATTTGGCTTTTATTAAAGGCCAATGTCGTCCACCTCGACCATCACAGGTTCTTTTAGTGAGAActattcaaatatttattgtCGCAACGTTTACTGTACATCTTATTTCTCGTACTGTGCCGTAGCTTTGTTCATGGTCCCTCCACCGTCGTATTTGATGGAGAAATTCTAGCCAGCCCATGCCTGCTTAGGTCAGCCAGGACCGGCTTCAAACTTGATCGGTGAATCTTGGGCGAAGTCAGCGTCCTCAGTGTTTGGAGTCAGTTGACTTCAATGTAGACTGATGACCTTCATAGACAGCACCTTGAGTATATTTGGCTTCCAATTTTACGTAATGACAGCGCTGGTTTCTTGGGTTATATATAGTTATGTCAGAATTGACTTTGGGATCCATCCCTGGAAGATATATTACGTAAGACTAGAGCTCGAACCTAGGTTGAACTCACGTGGGATCAATCAATCGACCCTTCTAGGCTAATAATATGTAACCCCGTTATTATCATGGGAAGGTACTGACCCTCTTGTCGATGCATTATATTAGTCGGAATCGACCCAGTCACAGGGATTCCAAACCAGATGCTCTGAACTACTGATGCTTATAAAGGGAATATAAAATCGACTTTACTTGGTTGATCAAAATAGGCCTCCACCAGCTTACCAAAAAATAGGTTCTCGACCACCAAGCATGAAAATTCACAGCTAGCGGAGGGAAGACAGAATAACCTTGTAACGAGTGGCGACTGCCTTCTgtcctcccccccccccccccccccccccccccccccccctttgtATGCTTAAATATACGACAACAGGGTGCGTGTCATatgctgtgcgcacccgaattttatctcgtcggggcacgcgtgcgtgTGCCTAtacaacgcggcttgggagtgtccaccttcccagcgacgcgcgacggacgcacgtgagaagaagtcaccacttgccattttacgacccgaaagtcgagggccggcaagttaccggGGTTTAGGagtacagggtacacctaattactAAGGCATacggtctgcgaaacccgaggttccgaaattcgagggttctgttacatgcgagcctatatctcgcacgctcTATcgatactctagcttgtctaggcttgctattttaaattaattaccgcttaattaagtccCGCTCatcttacacgttttgacaccgtaaattcgaagaaacactccgaccgtccactctccgaccgggatttttacatgaataaatgtacaacataaatccttacattgttctctcgaataaataaaatacaaattacagcaACTGAATctcggtcggttcgcgttcgattattattccactcatgctcatcgtgtggtttgaaaagacgagaattgaaattaagatgcgcgctcagtgttgggggattggaccccgtgatctacgattggggcattggaccccatatggatcgtatcctaaaggatcggagtcgatccgcataacaaacaagtacaagaatgtaacaagcgggcacaaataaacaaacaatgaggttttgttattgccgaatttatgtgaattaaccgattattaactGGGGTATCTtgacatgcaaatcctaccctaaagcagACAAAGTGGGTACAGGATGTGAATCGATTAGAGATCGCCTCGGaaaggtatttcgcatttggcattattttccgaggacctgacgtacgtgacgtctgttgtcaagCCTCGTGTTTGTGGGTGGCTTTTAggattgttctatgttgtgacactacggttgttacaggttatACTAAACATGTATTCCGCCCGTGAATCCAAGAACTTAGTGCCTATCCCTCTATTGCCCGTTTTTGTCTTAACCAAGTACATGATTAGttcggtatttgtattttgtgCCTATCCACcagaactaactacccgagagtatgctagaataataaaaactcatcggtcggatagagcGGACTATGCAGATGAAGTTGTGCCTAGACAGGTAGCACATCCCTATCCTGATACAGTAATGTTTCTGTTATTCTAATCCTAAGGGTAtcgctaagttgcaaatagacgattttgcccttgaggtgaaaattattttcgaaaaagagagattacgcggtgcggaccacctcggcctgtaaccggtgctaaccgatcccctgaACCTTCCAGgattgtcaagaaccctaaaaagcCAAAAtatcggttaatctatccggaagtgatctaagaagaacttccaagtcccgacctgagtttcctgaaatcaggtgaggcctcgagtcaagacgcgcaagtccttcctagacataCATGTCACATCGAGCCACGTGTCTCGGGTTttgtaaaatttgcaagttttgaaaagtgcaccaacgcatgtttgcaacctatcgacgcgtgttaccggtttattaccaatttgtgcaaaattattagggtcaagttagttaattaatcgcatgaacgtcccaattaccccgttagtggatttattgattaaatcaattaatgttttgccaaatgctctaaatatgcgggtttcagaccgtcgagccgatcattgatggaccgtccaATTtaaatcctaattcccgaccaccttgggattaaaaattaattttaggtcgagtttgcatgattaaaccaattcatgtgaggtttagattaaaacgagaaaataagGCATTTAAACACGAACCAAGAGCACACCATCACATCAAGCACGACaaaacatacatattttacGCAATCGGTGCCGTCATGATTATGATAAACACATTCAAACGGGGCACACATGTTGTTGGTCGGacatccaagtaggaaaggattgggtatctttagaaaatgtccagggactgatttgaataattttaaaagaatagggactgatttgaaaattcggataaagtaTCAggagactgatttgaaaattctaaaaatggggactgtgtgAAATTGCTGAAATGTCCCAGGACTGGTTTGAAATggatttcaaaattcgggctgatctgaaaagtgaaaaattgccccagggaccaaactgaaacaactttaaaagttTCCGGAACTGGTTTAAAAATcctgaaaaattcagggactgattggaaCGTGCTGAAAATGGCCGGGACTCGACTGAAacgaaatttaaaatttaggatagatctgaaaagggtggaaAATTTCcctgaactgaaacaactttaaaagttccttgggatgcttgaaaaattctgggaatttcAAGGACTGAATGAGAAATGGtaaaaatgactgggacttgactgaaaagaattttaaaattcggggcagatctggaaaataaaaatgcgtcctctggactgaaatgcgACAAAATAGAGAgatcgtaaaatcgagttcgggataAATCCAATCACCCACGCAACCCAATAACACTCATTTTACATCATATCCATCCAAGCAAACgttaatattcaaaaatggAGCCtgaaacatgccactaagtcgagaatttacctagttcggaaagttaatggtgattctgtaaataaaaaaaatttaaaaggttAAAAATTCGTCGGGCGAGTTGGGTCGGGCTGTGACGGGCCGAGATCCGGTGGGGGTGGACTGGGCCGAGTGGGCTGGACTGGCTACTGGGCCGAAGGGATTCGGACGGATGGGGGTGAACCGAGCCGGATTGGACTCCTGTTGAAACGGGCTGGGCCGCCGGACGCTGTCTGGGCCGCTAGACTAGGCTACTACCTGTGCTGGCCCGGAGAGGAGGAACCCCGGTTAGGAAGGAAACGAAATAGAGAGAATGAGAAATCGGGGTGAGGAACCGAGGGAGAATCCGGGTCGGGCGAGCTGTGGGCATCGGGGACGAGTCGCGTgcgagaggaggaggagggagacGGAGAGTCGAGCTGTGGGAAGAGCTACGTGTGGCAAAATGACTATTTTGCCCCctagagccggtggaccagaattgggtgctgacataTGCCACTTCCAACAATTAAAAGTAATGTATATCATTGAcgaaaaatttatttgaacAACGACCTGGATTGGTTCCAGTGGTTCAACACTTGCTCTCCTTAAATAAAGTTTTGGGTTCGAGTCTtatgaatagaaaaaaatgcatgatCAAAGAATTTTACCTCGAGTGAGCCGACTTGGTTCGAACTGGATTAATCGGAGCCCATCGAGTTTTCGATTGAATACCAAGGATcacatccaaaaaaaattatttgaagaaGTTTTGTCACATTCAGGATAAAATTAATACATAAATATGCACAATCCCATGGCCAGTAATACGGAAatggaatttttattttggtgtGCAAAACGGAATTAGTCTGAATCAATACGACGATGGacaagaaattttattttttaggtgaaaacaaaaaaagcaCCAAGATTTGGGATGAAATGTGAACGGTGGAAAAGTTCCATGCATAGAGACTAGAGAGAGAATGACGGAGTTCTTCGGTCATCGACATGTCTCGTTCTGCTTGTACTAAGAGAAAATTAATTCATAGGCTGCGGCcccaaattcaaaaataaaaaaaaattagcaaaCAAGTTGATTAGTTCAGATGATTCAATACATATTCTTCATAAATAAGGTCTTGAAattcactaaaaaaataaagatttaaATTTAAGTCTtaagagtaaaaaaaattcactatatgaaattttttacttttaatggACCAATCATGTTTAAACTTGGATTAACTCATTgaaattttggatataaggtggttgacaccggaaaaaaaaaaaaaaaagaagaagacaatTTAGCATTTGATGATGGAACTTTCAAATGCGATGATGTCCGACGTACTTGTCAACAATGTCATTATTATATCCATTTTTTAATAGGCTATAtcattattatatacatataaatgatATAGTCTTAACTAATTAGCTCACCCGGTATGTCATCGTCGCCCTTTTCGCTCGTTATAAATACGTGATTAAAGGCTTCCTAGCTTCTCGATAACCTTTCATATACATTGGTAGCTCTCTTTCGATCATAAGCTATTCTCCACTTCATCTCAGAGATCATATAGGACATCGGATGGCAAAATCGCCAGAGCAAGAACATCCTGTGAAGGCGTTCGGATGGGCTGCACGGGACTCTTCTGGCCATCTATCCCCCTTCGACTTCTCGAGGAGGTTTAATATTGCTTTCTCTTTCTTATAAGAATTGATGATTCCATTCCTCTCATTGTCTTATCTTTCTAATATTTTCTGTCGGAATATCGCCTGTGTacttatcaaaataaaattccaaCGCCGTAACTGTTTGTTGTATCCTAAATCATCATCTTATTAGGAACTAGAAAGATAATTTAACTAAAaggtaaaatcatatttattaTGATTTTGCAGGACTACTGGAGAAAATGATGTTACATTCAAGGTGCAGTACTGCGGGATATGCCACTCCGACCTCCATAACATCAGAAATGAATGGGGAGGAGCTGACTATCCGATGGTCCCCGGGTATGTCAATGCAAAACTATAATGATCTGTGGCATGAAAATAATGGGCGTGGCACAAGTGCACCCGATCATCTGCTCCTCGATCCCTGATATGTTAAacgcaattaattaattagttgtgTATTATCTCTTCGTTTTGGCAAATTTAGGCATGAGATATTGGGTGTAGTAACAGAAGTGGGAAACAAGGTGACAAAGTTCAAGGTTGGTGACAAGGTTGGTGTTGGGGCCATAATAGGAGCATGCCGCTCGTGCGAGAGTTGCGCTCAAAGCCTTGAAAACTACTGTCCCAGCATGATCCTCACTTACAATACCAAGGACCGAGAGGGGAGCACCACCTACGGTGGCTACTCAGACATCATGGTGACGGACGAGCACTATGCGGTGGCAATACCTGACAATCTGCCGCTGGATGGGGCAGCTCCTCTCTTGTGTGCCGGGATCACTGTCTACAGCCCCCTGAAGAACTATGGGCTCGATAGGCCGGGGCTCCACGTCGGTGTGGTAGGACTTGGTGGCCTGGGCCATGTGGCCGTCAAGTTTGCCAAGGCCATGGGCCTTAAGGTGACTGTTATTAGCACCTCACCCAGTAAGAAGGAGGAGGCCGTCGACCGGCTGGGAGCTGACTTGTTTCTGGTCAGTAATGATCCGGAACAGATGCAGGTATGTAATATGGTTTCAAAAATGTAGATTTTCTTCGTGTAACAATCTATGATGGATCTATtttttattaccttttctttcTGAGATTATTATCTTCTGAATTTTACGTGGCTTGCAGTCGGCTATGGGCACGGTGGACATTATCATTGACACTGTATCAGCCGTTCATGCTCTCCTCCCTCTGGTTGAGCTGTTGAGGTCTCGTGGGAAGCTTATCATGGTCGGCGCACCACAGAGGCCACTCGAGCtaccgatcatgcccctactcTTTGGTGAGCTTCAAATTCATTGTGATTCAATAGCACAGCCATGCACACAAGATCGGCTAATTTGCTTCAGACAAGCAATCTAAGCTATACCACTAATGTATATCCCAATATAACAACTAAGTCATGTACATTGCATGCATAGGTGGGAAGATAGTGGCTGGGAGTTGCGCCGGGGGGCTGACGGAGCTGCAAGAAATGATAAACTTTGCTTCAGAGCATAATATAACATCTGATATCGAGGTCATTCCAATGGACTATGTCAATACTGCTATGGAGCGCCTTGCAAAGGGAGATGTCAGATACCGATTTGTCATCGACATCAAGAACACATTGAAGCCTGCTGCCTAAACTTGTGGTTTTCTCTTGAATTTTTCCATGTAAGACAAATATATCTCAACATGCCCagctataatttttttcaactattaaGTTGAGGGCGAGGAAACCAAAACAGAGGATggacacatacatatatgcgGTTTAAGCATTTCCCAAATTGTGATTTATCTAGTACTGCCTATATTTGTTTGTACGTGCTCGACATAAAGCACAATAGACTGCAATAATCTTCTATATAGATAAGTATCAAATAAATATGGTTCAATAGTGAATTCCAAAACCTATATTGTAATGTCGTTGCATGCTAGCTTCGATTGCTAATTAGTTGTAATTCCTTGTTGCGCTTGAGATCACTTTATGTCTCTAAATTATTTCCTGTTGAagaattctttttttcgattataagggaGGCTCATAGGccaattatattaaaataacaatcataaatatctaataaagggacacgTATAGTCACACTAGGTATCGAACCCGTGACGTCTTGGTCACTAGGTAAGATATGCACCACCGCGTTGTATCCTCTCTTGATTctgttaaaaaatttatgacattaagaaaattttgttGAACTTGTCCCTTCAAAAAGATGGATCATGGCCTAATATCAGTTGGTTCAAATACTTTTCTTAATCCATGATTTTGAGTTTGAATTTTGTAAATGGAAAATACTCACGCTAGTAGAGTTTTATCCCACAGTAGGGGACCGAACTCCAACTAAATTAATTGGATCGCGAATCTATGTAGAGAGCAACAAATTTCTCCGCCACTATGGTGTGTCTTGTCCAAATGGTTTATGATGGGGTGACAACTAGTTTTGTGATGTTAGGGGATATCATTATTGCCGAACCTAATGCCTACGTTGCATTCACTGGTAAAAGAGTAATTGAACAAACATTGAATAAGACAGTATCTGAAGGTTCACAAGCAGCTGAATATTTATTCATGAGGGCTTCTTCGATCCAATTGTACCATGTAATCACTTtaaaatgatgagcaaataaATTCCTCTAATTTGTTGTAAAATGTCTAAATATAAAGTAAATTGCCCATATTTTGAGTAAGTTATTTACGTTTTTAATAACTTACTCATAAGGTAAGTAAATTacacatatttatatgtaaattGCACACCTTTCAAAGAATTTTACTGAAATTTATGCtaaattacattaattttacttaaatttttgtaaattaCTTGATTGTACGATATATATAATCACTTTTGATGATTGTATTATAGAATCTTATCTAATGGGAAAAGTCCCATCGGTCATGCTTGTCGGCCCGGAGAGCTCGCAGTGTTGAGGTATGGGCCCAGGATATGTCACCTACTAGAGCATCCACAATAGGCTAAAAAACCGCCGCAGTTGCTACTAACATGGTAACTAACTGGCCCAAATTTTGCTCCCTATTATGAGGGCAGGGCCCAGAGACAGCACGCCAGGTGGAAGGTGCGGCCCATCATCCTGCTGCCTcaaatttccttttatttctatatatatatatatatatatataaattgcaaCAGAtttattgcattttttttacattGCAAAGAGCCAAACGGCTCTTGCATtgaacatttttttaataaattgcaAAGAGCCATTTGGTTCTTTGCAATTAGTtcttttaattgcaattttttaACCTTAAATTACAACCCGATAATTATCAAATAACGTGGTGAGGAAGAAttaataagaattttttaatgaagaataattaCGATAATTATCTGATTAATTAGCATCAAATCTCTAATTTCATGCAATTTGATTGATACTTTTGTACGTCACGTGACGAGGTAGGATTTCCCAATATAACTTCTCAATAAAAGAGACATGGATAGTTTTTTTGTTGTGAAATATGGTATCAAAAAGTCCAATTAGACCAGAGTAATCCAGTTGAGCCGatgaattttttgcattcacaagTCGGTCCATTAGAGGAAAAACTCTCTCAGTATggattttttacattcaccAAGACTCAAATTCGAAACAttacttaagcggaacaagcgCCGAACTGCTTGAACCAACTCACTTTAATAGGCATGGATAGCTGCATTACAAGTATCGAATATCAAATCTCTTAGTTAATATAATATGTGTCATTGCACTACACGCTTTTTGATAACACTAGTCGACCAGCTTCAACATATTAAGTTAGGGTCGAAGAGAGTATAACGTAATAATTCAcatttatatttgaaaatatggagatttcaaattcgataCTTTTTATAGAATTATTTGCAccactttattaattattaaaattatattatattaaaaaaatcaacgtGCGTTcgttgtaatcgaaaaaaattggAATTTATGATTTATAACTTTTACATTGGTATGTATCtttttattggacttttttttgtagttaggaataaaaaacaaagatatTTTATGAGGACATCTTGCGAAGTATTAAAGAGATTTGATCTAATGATTAAGAATgagctcaaatattcatctAATTTCGAATTCGAAATTCCTTAAAGTTATTAGAACGTCTTTAACTTGATTACCCGTTTAAAACATACGTGCTAGTTACGGGTCGTACAACTAGTTTTATCTTAAAATTTCGTCTTCAATTTTGGAGTAACCACGTGTATGTCGAAAGGACGGGTTGACTCGACGTGTCGGACTGTTCTATCACGACAAGTAACTATCTAAGAAATCTTCCCTTGAGGGCGCAAGTTGGCCCTTCGTACAAAAGCAGACGAGTACGAGTAGAAATCTGGCGAGAGTAGAGAGGATAGCTATCGGGTCAAcgaaaaaagtgcaaaaaactTTTGACCGACAGCATAAAGTCATAAATTGATAAAGATAAGGTTTCTTgatatcattaattattataattagcTCACCGGGTATGTCATCCCAGCCGCCCTTTTCTTATAAATATTCTCATACTGCATGTCACCCTTCTTCACTTCTCTCTGGCACGTTCCCATATCgccaaataaaatttatagcTAGCAACCTCCTCCCTAGCTCGAACAGTTCACGAATTCTTCCCGAAGAACAGAACGACATCTCAAATGGCAATATCACCCGAGCAGGAGCACCCCGTGAAAGCCTTCGGGTGGGCTGCCCGAGACTCCTCCGGCCATCTCTCTCCTTTCAGATTCTCTAGAAGGTCCATTTTCGATCTTTGTTTCTCATAACATGAGATACTGTCTCGTTCTTGAGGTTTTCTGCTTTTCTCTTACTGAGTTGAATCAGTTGATGGATAAGtgtatttacatatatattttctcagTCGAAATGCATGATTTATATTTGCAGGGCAACATGAGAGAAGGATGTTACTTTCAATGTTTTATATTGTGGGATATGCCACTCCGACCTTCATAACATTAAAAATGAATGGGGAGGTGCCACGTACCCCATGGTGCCCGGGTATGTATACGAATATATTTGTTGACACGATTGATCTTACTAAGATACGTAACAAGAATATGTTTACTGTATATGTGGCACGACTCCTTTACTATGATTTGAACCATTTTTTACTCAAATGTAGGCATGAGATTGTGGGAGTGGTGACAGAAGTAGGCACCAAGGTGACAAAGTTCAAGGTCGGGGACAAGGTTGGTGTTGGGTGCTTAGTGGGATCATGCCATTCTTGTGAGAACTGCGCCAATGATCGCGAAAACTACTGCCCTGAAATGATTCTCTCTTATAAAAGGAAGTATTATGACGGCACCATCACCTACGGGGGCTACTCCGACATCATGGTGGCGGATGAGCACTTCGTGGTGGCGATTCCTGACAATCTGCCGCTCGGTGGTGTGGCTCCACTCCTTTGCGCTGGAATTACAGTCTATAGTCCATTGAAGTATTATGGGCTTGATAGACCCGGGCTCCATCTCGGTGTGGTCGGGCTCGGTGGATTGGGCCACATGGCTGTCAAGTTCGCTAAGGCCATGGGAGTCAaggtgactgtcattagcaccTCCCCAGGGAAAAAGCAGGAAGCAATGGAGCGCATCGGGGCCGACTCGTTTTTGGTTAGTCATGACCAAGAACAGATGCAGGTACATCCTAACATCTGAAAAGCGTATATTGTCGCAGTGGTCTTAGTTATCTAAACCTCCCTCTATTATGAATACTGTCTGCTAGGGAAACAATGATCTTAGTTATCTAATCCTCCCTCTATTATGAATAGTCTGCTAGTGAAACAATGGATGGTATCATAGATACAGTCTCGGCAGTTCATCCGCTCCTACATTTGCTTGGTCTGTTGAAGAGAGATGGCAAGTTAGTTATG from Punica granatum isolate Tunisia-2019 chromosome 3, ASM765513v2, whole genome shotgun sequence includes:
- the LOC116201656 gene encoding probable mannitol dehydrogenase, with protein sequence MAKSPEQEHPVKAFGWAARDSSGHLSPFDFSRRTTGENDVTFKVQYCGICHSDLHNIRNEWGGADYPMVPGHEILGVVTEVGNKVTKFKVGDKVGVGAIIGACRSCESCAQSLENYCPSMILTYNTKDREGSTTYGGYSDIMVTDEHYAVAIPDNLPLDGAAPLLCAGITVYSPLKNYGLDRPGLHVGVVGLGGLGHVAVKFAKAMGLKVTVISTSPSKKEEAVDRLGADLFLVSNDPEQMQSAMGTVDIIIDTVSAVHALLPLVELLRSRGKLIMVGAPQRPLELPIMPLLFGGKIVAGSCAGGLTELQEMINFASEHNITSDIEVIPMDYVNTAMERLAKGDVRYRFVIDIKNTLKPAA
- the LOC116201658 gene encoding probable mannitol dehydrogenase, translated to MVPGHEIVGVVTEVGTKVTKFKVGDKVGVGCLVGSCHSCENCANDRENYCPEMILSYKRKYYDGTITYGGYSDIMVADEHFVVAIPDNLPLGGVAPLLCAGITVYSPLKYYGLDRPGLHLGVVGLGGLGHMAVKFAKAMGVKVTVISTSPGKKQEAMERIGADSFLVSHDQEQMQSASETMDGIIDTVSAVHPLLHLLGLLKRDGKLVMVGAPEKPLELPAFPLLNGRKFVSGSSIGGLKETREMINFASEHSITSDIEVISMDYVNTAMERLAKADVRYRFVIDIGKSTA